The proteins below come from a single Caulobacter flavus genomic window:
- a CDS encoding aspartate-semialdehyde dehydrogenase yields MSRKFSRSNPPAVGVVGATGLVGGMMLKLLAERNFPLSALRIFASARSAGQALPWKDGSVTVEDAATADFTGLDIVFFSAGGGTSRELAPKAAAAGAIVIDNSSAWRSDPQVPLVVAEVNPQALDDLPKGIIANPNCTTMAAMPVLKPLHDHAGLKRLTVSTYQAASGGGVEGIQVLSEQLRAGAAGDLDGLAMSPEAAPLPEPKKWAVPLAYNVVPLNYVLGEDGYTEEELKLRDESRKILGLPDLPVSGTCVRVPVFSGHALSINAEFDRPVSVEQALALLAAAPGVVLDDVPNPLAATGQDPVFVGRVRPDPTVEHGLALFVVGDNLRKGAALNAVQVAEVLVGG; encoded by the coding sequence ATGAGCCGCAAGTTTTCCCGTTCCAATCCGCCCGCCGTCGGCGTCGTCGGCGCCACCGGCCTGGTCGGCGGCATGATGCTGAAGCTGCTGGCCGAGCGGAACTTCCCGTTGAGCGCCCTGCGGATCTTCGCCTCGGCCCGCTCGGCCGGCCAGGCCCTGCCGTGGAAGGACGGCTCGGTGACCGTGGAAGACGCCGCGACCGCCGACTTCACCGGTCTGGACATCGTGTTCTTCTCGGCCGGCGGCGGCACGTCGCGCGAACTGGCGCCCAAGGCCGCCGCGGCCGGCGCGATCGTCATCGACAACTCGTCGGCCTGGCGTAGCGACCCGCAGGTCCCGCTGGTGGTGGCCGAGGTCAATCCGCAGGCCCTGGACGACCTGCCCAAGGGCATCATCGCCAACCCCAACTGCACCACCATGGCCGCCATGCCGGTGCTCAAGCCCCTGCACGACCACGCCGGCCTCAAGCGCCTGACGGTCAGCACCTACCAGGCCGCCTCGGGCGGCGGGGTCGAGGGCATCCAGGTCCTGTCCGAGCAGCTGCGCGCCGGCGCGGCGGGCGATCTGGACGGCCTGGCCATGAGCCCCGAGGCCGCGCCTCTGCCCGAGCCGAAGAAGTGGGCCGTGCCCCTGGCCTACAACGTCGTGCCGCTGAACTACGTGCTGGGCGAGGACGGCTACACCGAGGAAGAGCTGAAGCTGCGCGACGAGAGCCGCAAGATCCTGGGCCTGCCGGACCTACCGGTCAGCGGCACCTGCGTGCGCGTGCCGGTGTTCAGCGGCCACGCCCTGTCGATCAACGCCGAGTTCGACCGCCCCGTCTCGGTCGAGCAGGCCCTGGCCCTGCTGGCCGCCGCGCCGGGCGTGGTGCTCGACGATGTGCCGAACCCCTTGGCCGCCACCGGCCAGGACCCGGTGTTCGTCGGCCGCGTGCGGCCCGACCCTACCGTCGAGCACGGCCTGGCCCTGTTCGTCGTGGGCGACAACCTGCGCAAGGGCGCGGCGCTGAACGCCGTGCAGGTGGCCGAGGTGCTGGTCGGCGGCTGA
- a CDS encoding glutathione S-transferase family protein: MKPAYTIYGALGSGSVPVEATLTLLGQAYTVVEAPTWEGETEQAKVASVNPMKQIPALVTPQGETITESAAILIWLADNHPAAGLAPAIGDPRRGQFLRWMTFIPASIYSLFWVRDEPARLAGPDPEAQARVKAATADRIADCWAMMDAQVEPGAYILGETLTVLDLYVAVVSRWGSRRVRFYERAPKMADVVRRVDADPRLAEFWERRFPFVEDWESKGASG; encoded by the coding sequence ATGAAACCAGCTTACACCATCTATGGCGCGCTTGGCTCTGGCTCGGTGCCGGTCGAGGCGACCTTGACCCTTCTGGGGCAGGCCTACACGGTGGTCGAAGCCCCCACCTGGGAGGGCGAAACGGAGCAGGCCAAGGTCGCCTCCGTCAATCCGATGAAGCAGATCCCGGCGCTTGTCACCCCTCAAGGCGAGACCATCACCGAGAGCGCGGCGATCCTGATCTGGCTGGCCGACAATCATCCCGCAGCCGGGCTGGCGCCGGCGATCGGCGACCCGCGCAGGGGCCAGTTCCTGCGCTGGATGACCTTCATCCCGGCCTCGATCTATTCGCTGTTCTGGGTTCGCGACGAGCCCGCGCGGCTGGCCGGTCCGGATCCGGAGGCCCAGGCCCGCGTCAAGGCCGCCACCGCCGACCGTATCGCCGACTGCTGGGCGATGATGGACGCTCAGGTCGAGCCCGGCGCCTACATCCTGGGCGAGACGCTGACCGTGCTGGACCTCTATGTCGCCGTGGTCAGCCGCTGGGGCTCGCGCCGCGTGCGGTTCTACGAGCGCGCGCCGAAGATGGCCGACGTGGTGCGGCGGGTGGATGCGGATCCGCGCCTGGCCGAGTTCTGGGAGAGACGCTTCCCGTTCGTGGAGGACTGGGAGAGCAAGGGGGCCAGCGGGTGA
- a CDS encoding ribonucleotide-diphosphate reductase subunit beta, translated as MSASLITKPGLMIPSGGYKPFRYPWAYDFWKKQQQVHWMPEEVPLGEDLKDWAVKLNDKERNLLTQIFRFFTQSDVEVQDNYMERYGRVFKPTEVKMMLASFANMETIHIAAYALLLETIGMPETEFSAFMEYEAMKDKHDYMQTFGVETNADICRTLAMFGGFTEGLQLFASFAMLMNFPRFNKMKGMGQIVSWSIRDESLHCDGIIKLYHAFNKETGAVTKSVADDIVDCCKHVVGLEDKFIDLAFEAGDVQGMVPDDIKQYIRFVADWRLRQLDLPEVYGVKDNPLPWLQALLSGVEHANFFEARATEYSKAATKGQWHGADGVWSSFEAMLQKRTDVPAEH; from the coding sequence ATGTCCGCCTCGTTGATCACCAAGCCCGGCCTCATGATCCCCTCCGGCGGTTACAAGCCCTTCCGCTATCCGTGGGCCTACGACTTCTGGAAGAAGCAGCAGCAGGTCCACTGGATGCCCGAAGAGGTGCCGCTGGGCGAGGACCTCAAGGACTGGGCCGTCAAGCTGAACGACAAGGAGCGCAATCTGCTGACGCAGATCTTCCGCTTCTTCACCCAGTCCGACGTCGAGGTGCAGGACAACTACATGGAGCGCTACGGTCGCGTGTTCAAACCGACCGAAGTGAAGATGATGCTGGCCTCGTTCGCGAACATGGAGACGATCCATATCGCGGCCTACGCCCTGCTGCTCGAGACCATCGGCATGCCGGAGACCGAGTTCTCGGCGTTCATGGAATACGAGGCCATGAAGGACAAGCATGACTACATGCAGACCTTCGGCGTCGAGACCAACGCCGACATCTGTCGCACCCTGGCCATGTTCGGCGGCTTCACCGAGGGACTTCAGCTGTTCGCGTCGTTCGCGATGCTGATGAACTTCCCGCGCTTCAACAAGATGAAGGGCATGGGCCAGATCGTCTCGTGGTCGATCCGCGACGAGAGCCTGCACTGCGACGGCATCATCAAGCTGTACCATGCGTTCAACAAGGAAACCGGCGCGGTGACCAAGTCGGTGGCCGACGATATCGTCGACTGCTGCAAGCACGTGGTGGGCCTGGAAGACAAGTTCATCGATCTGGCCTTCGAGGCCGGCGACGTGCAGGGCATGGTCCCCGACGACATCAAGCAGTACATCCGCTTCGTCGCCGACTGGCGCCTGCGCCAGCTGGACCTGCCGGAAGTCTACGGCGTGAAGGACAACCCGCTGCCGTGGCTGCAGGCCCTGCTGTCGGGCGTCGAGCACGCCAACTTCTTCGAGGCCCGCGCCACCGAATATTCGAAGGCCGCGACCAAGGGCCAGTGGCACGGCGCCGACGGCGTGTGGTCCAGCTTCGAGGCCATGCTGCAGAAGCGCACCGACGTTCCGGCCGAGCACTGA
- a CDS encoding 2-dehydropantoate 2-reductase: MMRIAVIGPGAVGGTLAAWLGEAHDVTLCARTAFERLTVETPDGALVATPTVLTDPAAATPVDWVLVATKTYDAAGAAAWLAGLVGPDTRVAVLQNGVEHVERFAPYLPAERITPAVVDIPAERTAPGAIRQRRMGWIKVPAGPAGQAFAALFAHTPIEVATTEDFTTVAWSKLALNCAGAVNALTLKPAGIARRDDIAAIMRDLVAECVAVGRAQGADLSDDLPEQVVAGYRAGPADGINSLHADRLAGRPMEIDARNGVIVRKGAAHGIATPVNAMVAALLEAAGS, translated from the coding sequence ATGATGCGCATCGCGGTGATCGGTCCGGGGGCGGTCGGCGGAACCCTGGCGGCGTGGCTGGGAGAGGCGCACGACGTCACGCTGTGCGCCCGCACCGCCTTCGAGCGGCTGACGGTCGAGACGCCGGACGGCGCGCTGGTCGCGACGCCGACGGTGCTGACCGATCCGGCCGCCGCCACGCCCGTGGACTGGGTGCTGGTCGCCACCAAGACCTACGACGCGGCCGGAGCCGCCGCCTGGCTGGCGGGGCTGGTCGGTCCGGACACCCGCGTGGCCGTGCTGCAGAACGGCGTCGAGCACGTCGAGCGCTTCGCGCCCTACCTGCCCGCCGAGCGGATCACCCCGGCGGTGGTCGACATCCCGGCCGAGCGCACGGCGCCGGGCGCCATCCGCCAGCGGCGGATGGGCTGGATCAAGGTCCCGGCCGGGCCGGCGGGGCAGGCCTTCGCGGCCCTGTTCGCACACACGCCGATCGAGGTGGCGACGACCGAAGACTTCACGACCGTCGCCTGGAGCAAGCTGGCGCTCAACTGCGCCGGCGCGGTCAACGCCCTGACCCTCAAGCCGGCCGGGATCGCCCGGCGCGACGACATCGCCGCGATCATGCGCGACCTGGTGGCCGAATGCGTCGCCGTCGGCAGGGCGCAGGGCGCGGATCTCTCGGACGACCTGCCCGAACAGGTGGTGGCCGGCTATCGCGCAGGTCCGGCCGACGGGATCAACTCGCTGCACGCCGATCGCCTGGCCGGCCGACCGATGGAGATCGACGCCCGCAACGGCGTCATCGTCCGCAAGGGCGCCGCCCACGGCATCGCCACGCCGGTCAACGCCATGGTCGCAGCGCTGCTGGAAGCGGCGGGAAGCTAG
- a CDS encoding YidB family protein codes for MSLLDNLMGALGGQGDLAETVKSLGVTGGVGGLVDAFQKGGLAEVAQSWVSSGANLPVSPEQIQAVLGSGAVGQFAEKLGVDPQTAAAKLSEVLPGLVDKLTPGGKLPDEGLGGAVGDLLGGFMKS; via the coding sequence ATGAGCCTGCTGGACAATCTGATGGGCGCGCTGGGCGGTCAGGGCGACCTGGCCGAGACGGTCAAGAGCCTGGGCGTCACCGGCGGGGTCGGCGGCCTCGTCGACGCCTTCCAGAAGGGGGGCCTGGCCGAGGTCGCCCAGTCGTGGGTGTCGAGCGGCGCCAACCTGCCCGTGTCGCCCGAACAGATCCAGGCCGTGCTCGGCTCGGGCGCCGTCGGCCAGTTCGCCGAGAAGCTGGGCGTCGATCCCCAGACCGCCGCCGCCAAGCTGTCGGAGGTGCTGCCGGGCCTGGTCGACAAGCTGACCCCCGGCGGCAAGCTGCCCGACGAAGGCCTGGGCGGCGCGGTCGGCGACCTCCTGGGCGGCTTCATGAAGAGCTAG
- a CDS encoding DUF6491 family protein, producing the protein MVKLKTIALAGLAGALLAGPALATEGAATEKAPRQCFQLSDWQGWTAPDKNTLYMKIRNRDVYRVDLSWGTNQLTAPGTFLVSNVRGIDTVCRPLDLDLRVADGTGFAMPIRAKAITKLTPEEVAALPKKDRP; encoded by the coding sequence ATGGTCAAGTTGAAAACCATCGCCCTGGCCGGGCTGGCCGGCGCGCTTCTCGCCGGTCCCGCGCTGGCGACCGAGGGCGCGGCCACGGAAAAGGCCCCGCGCCAGTGCTTCCAGCTGTCGGACTGGCAGGGCTGGACCGCGCCCGACAAGAACACGCTCTACATGAAGATCCGCAACCGCGACGTCTATCGCGTCGACCTGTCGTGGGGCACCAACCAGCTGACCGCGCCGGGCACCTTCCTGGTCTCCAACGTGCGCGGCATCGACACCGTCTGCCGTCCGTTGGACCTGGACCTGCGCGTCGCAGACGGCACCGGCTTCGCCATGCCGATCCGCGCCAAGGCCATCACCAAGCTGACGCCGGAAGAAGTGGCCGCCCTGCCCAAGAAGGACCGTCCGTAA
- a CDS encoding dicarboxylate/amino acid:cation symporter, with product MNKRFAYLIVGAMVLGVLVGWGCNQFLDAAGAKSAASGLSLITDIFLRLIKMIIAPLVFTTLVAGIAHMEDAAAVGRIGAKTLGWFIGASAVSLVLGLLMVHLLAPGHGLHLVEAAVSTKPAATTEAFTLKGFITHLVPTSIFDAMAKNEILQIVVFSLFVGTAVAALDDKAPQVLHLVEQCAQIMLKVTGFVMKLAPLAIFAALASTIATQGLAMLGTYAKFVLGFYGAMATLWALLFLAAFVVLGKRAIPLFGVIREPALLAFSTASSEAAYPRILDSLPKVGVRRRIVSFVLPLGYSFNLDGSMLYCTFATMFIMQAHGVHLTIQQQIFMLLLLMVTSKGIAGVPRASLVVIMATLTYFGLPEAWIALVLGVDHLLDMGRSATNVVGNSVAAAVVAKWEGELEDIPEGEAAQA from the coding sequence ATGAACAAACGCTTCGCCTATCTGATCGTCGGCGCGATGGTGCTGGGGGTGCTCGTCGGCTGGGGGTGCAACCAGTTCCTGGACGCGGCGGGGGCCAAGTCGGCCGCCTCGGGCCTTTCCTTGATCACCGACATCTTCCTGCGGCTGATCAAGATGATCATCGCGCCGCTGGTGTTCACGACCCTGGTGGCCGGCATCGCCCACATGGAGGACGCCGCCGCGGTGGGCCGCATCGGGGCCAAGACCCTGGGCTGGTTCATCGGCGCCTCGGCCGTGTCGCTGGTGCTGGGCCTCTTGATGGTCCACCTGCTGGCCCCGGGCCACGGGCTGCACCTGGTGGAGGCCGCCGTCTCGACCAAGCCGGCCGCCACCACCGAGGCCTTCACCCTGAAGGGCTTCATCACCCACCTGGTGCCGACCTCGATCTTCGACGCCATGGCCAAGAACGAGATCCTGCAGATCGTGGTGTTCTCGCTGTTCGTCGGCACCGCCGTGGCCGCGCTCGACGACAAGGCCCCGCAGGTGCTTCACCTGGTCGAGCAGTGCGCCCAGATCATGCTGAAGGTCACCGGCTTCGTCATGAAGCTGGCCCCGCTGGCCATCTTCGCGGCCCTGGCCTCGACCATCGCCACCCAGGGCCTGGCCATGCTGGGCACCTACGCCAAGTTCGTGCTGGGCTTCTACGGCGCCATGGCCACCCTGTGGGCCCTGCTGTTCCTGGCCGCCTTCGTGGTGCTGGGCAAGCGCGCCATCCCGCTGTTCGGCGTCATCCGCGAGCCGGCCCTGCTGGCCTTCTCCACCGCCTCGTCCGAAGCCGCCTATCCGCGCATCCTCGACAGCCTGCCCAAGGTGGGCGTGCGCCGCCGCATCGTCTCGTTCGTCCTGCCGCTGGGCTATTCGTTCAATCTCGACGGCTCGATGCTCTACTGCACCTTCGCCACCATGTTCATCATGCAGGCCCATGGCGTGCACCTGACCATCCAGCAGCAGATCTTCATGCTGCTGCTGCTGATGGTCACCTCCAAGGGCATCGCCGGCGTGCCGCGCGCCTCGCTCGTGGTGATCATGGCCACCCTGACCTATTTCGGCCTGCCCGAGGCCTGGATCGCCCTGGTGCTGGGCGTCGACCACCTGCTCGACATGGGCCGCTCGGCCACCAACGTCGTCGGCAACTCGGTGGCCGCCGCCGTCGTGGCCAAGTGGGAGGGCGAGCTGGAGGACATTCCGGAGGGCGAGGCCGCGCAGGCCTGA
- a CDS encoding AMP nucleosidase, which produces MSNQEKAIAVVERLNSEYERAVEALRTALRAYLENGTRPDPQMRFDGSFTYPELRLTYDPEALPPKLARAFARVSRPGVYSTTVTKPAQFKDYLVEQLTLLMDDFDVEVEIARSEQEIPYPYVLDASIDLNQADVRSEDIARFFPTTDLAFIGDEIADGVWSPALEETRPLALFDGLRTDFSLARLRHYTGAPAEHVQPFILFTNYHRYVDEFVRWGVEQLKKPGSPYTALSCSGGVVVTAQTPNAEQAIADGAWRKHQMPAYHLIAPNGQGVSLVNIGVGPSNAKTICDHLAVLRPQAWLMIGHCGGLRDTQTIGDYVLAHAYLRDDHVLDVVLPPEIPVPSIAEVQRALYDAAKAISGDTGQELKKRLRTGTVVTTDDRNWELRHSLSALRFNQSRAVAIDMESATIAAQGYRFRVPYGTLLCVSDKPLHGEIKLPGQANAFYERAISQHLQIGILTCKLLQEEGPNLHSRKLRAFDEPPFR; this is translated from the coding sequence ATGTCTAACCAAGAAAAAGCGATCGCCGTCGTCGAACGGCTCAACTCCGAATACGAACGCGCCGTCGAGGCGCTGCGCACCGCCCTCCGGGCCTATCTCGAAAATGGAACCCGCCCCGATCCGCAGATGCGGTTCGACGGCTCGTTCACCTATCCCGAGCTGCGCCTCACCTACGATCCCGAAGCCCTGCCGCCGAAGCTGGCGCGCGCCTTCGCCCGGGTCAGCCGTCCGGGCGTCTATTCGACCACGGTCACCAAGCCGGCCCAGTTCAAGGACTACCTGGTCGAGCAGCTGACCCTGCTGATGGACGACTTCGACGTCGAGGTCGAGATCGCCCGCTCCGAGCAGGAGATCCCCTATCCCTACGTGCTCGACGCCAGCATCGACCTGAACCAGGCCGACGTGCGCAGCGAGGACATCGCCCGCTTCTTCCCGACGACGGACCTGGCCTTCATCGGCGACGAGATCGCCGACGGCGTCTGGAGCCCGGCGCTTGAGGAAACCCGGCCGCTGGCCCTGTTCGACGGCCTGCGCACCGACTTCTCGCTGGCCCGCCTGCGCCACTACACCGGCGCCCCGGCCGAGCACGTGCAGCCGTTCATCCTGTTCACCAACTACCACCGCTACGTGGACGAGTTCGTCCGCTGGGGCGTGGAGCAGCTGAAGAAGCCGGGCAGTCCGTACACGGCGCTGTCGTGCTCGGGCGGCGTGGTGGTGACGGCGCAGACGCCGAACGCCGAGCAGGCCATCGCCGACGGCGCGTGGCGCAAGCACCAGATGCCGGCCTACCACCTGATCGCCCCGAACGGTCAGGGCGTCAGCCTGGTCAACATCGGCGTCGGCCCGTCCAACGCCAAGACCATCTGCGACCACCTGGCGGTGCTGCGCCCGCAGGCCTGGCTGATGATCGGCCACTGCGGCGGCCTGCGCGACACCCAGACCATCGGCGACTACGTGCTGGCCCACGCCTATCTGCGCGACGACCACGTGCTGGACGTGGTGCTGCCGCCGGAGATCCCGGTGCCGTCGATCGCCGAGGTGCAGCGCGCCCTCTACGACGCGGCCAAGGCGATCAGCGGCGACACCGGCCAGGAACTGAAGAAGCGCCTGCGCACCGGCACCGTGGTGACCACCGACGACCGCAACTGGGAACTGCGCCACAGCCTGTCGGCCCTGCGCTTCAACCAGAGCCGCGCGGTCGCCATCGACATGGAAAGCGCCACCATCGCCGCCCAGGGCTACCGCTTCCGGGTGCCGTACGGGACGCTGCTGTGCGTGTCGGACAAGCCGCTGCACGGCGAGATCAAGCTGCCGGGCCAGGCCAACGCCTTCTACGAGCGGGCGATCAGCCAGCACCTGCAGATCGGCATCCTGACCTGCAAGCTGCTGCAGGAGGAAGGCCCCAACCTTCACTCGCGCAAGCTGCGGGCCTTCGACGAGCCGCCGTTCCGGTGA
- a CDS encoding TonB family protein has protein sequence MSGPMISTFLEALTRANLALAATIVAVLLLRQPVRRRFGPLAAYALWLAAPLCALVSLLPVHAPTTVMAPAVEFAATAARTVAPAAAKAPALPLLLLILWAAGALAALALLALRQARFVRAVGALTPLDGEPAVLRGQHVDAGPLVLGALRPRIVVPADFEARFTGEARVLVLAHEAVHLRRGDAAINGLVVALQCLCWFNPLVHLGARALRVDQEIACDAAVIERHPHARRLYAETLLSTVLTAKTAPLGCHWPAAGPHPLKERLTMLNAASLTPLRRKAGLALVALVASAGAGAVWAANPAPAVEPAVITRPDWAQKPDGNDLARYYPADAAAAKAGGRAMITCTVAVTGDLENCRVLRQSEGPYAFGEAALQLSQIFRMQPKTLDGQPTAGGEVTIPIVFSVPQ, from the coding sequence ATGAGCGGCCCCATGATCTCGACTTTTCTCGAGGCGCTGACCCGCGCCAACCTCGCCCTGGCCGCCACGATCGTCGCGGTGCTGCTGCTGCGCCAGCCGGTCCGCCGGCGGTTCGGGCCGCTGGCCGCCTATGCGCTGTGGCTGGCCGCGCCGCTGTGCGCCCTGGTCAGCCTGCTTCCGGTCCACGCGCCGACCACGGTGATGGCCCCGGCCGTCGAGTTCGCCGCCACGGCCGCCAGGACCGTCGCCCCCGCCGCGGCCAAGGCGCCCGCCCTGCCGCTGCTTCTGCTGATCCTGTGGGCGGCCGGCGCGCTGGCGGCCCTCGCCCTGCTGGCCCTGCGCCAGGCCAGGTTCGTCCGCGCCGTCGGCGCCCTGACGCCGCTGGACGGCGAACCGGCCGTGCTGCGCGGCCAGCATGTGGACGCCGGCCCGCTGGTGCTGGGCGCCCTGCGGCCGCGCATCGTCGTGCCGGCCGACTTCGAGGCGCGCTTCACCGGCGAGGCCCGCGTCCTGGTCCTGGCCCACGAGGCCGTCCACCTGCGGCGCGGCGACGCGGCGATCAACGGCCTGGTCGTCGCCCTGCAATGCCTGTGCTGGTTCAACCCGCTGGTCCACCTGGGCGCCCGGGCCCTGCGCGTCGACCAGGAGATCGCCTGCGACGCGGCGGTGATCGAACGCCATCCGCATGCCCGCCGCCTTTACGCCGAAACGCTGCTCAGCACCGTGCTGACGGCCAAGACCGCCCCGCTCGGCTGCCATTGGCCGGCGGCGGGGCCCCATCCCCTGAAGGAGAGACTGACCATGCTGAACGCCGCCTCCCTCACGCCGCTGCGCCGCAAGGCCGGCCTGGCCCTGGTCGCCCTGGTCGCCTCGGCCGGCGCCGGCGCGGTCTGGGCCGCCAACCCGGCCCCGGCCGTCGAACCGGCCGTGATCACCCGTCCGGACTGGGCCCAGAAGCCCGACGGCAACGACCTGGCCCGCTACTATCCGGCCGACGCGGCCGCGGCCAAGGCCGGCGGCCGGGCGATGATCACCTGCACCGTCGCCGTCACGGGCGATCTCGAGAACTGCCGGGTCCTGCGGCAGAGCGAAGGTCCCTACGCCTTCGGCGAGGCGGCCCTGCAGCTCAGCCAGATCTTCCGCATGCAGCCCAAGACCCTGGACGGCCAGCCCACGGCCGGCGGCGAGGTGACGATCCCGATCGTCTTCTCCGTCCCGCAGTGA
- a CDS encoding BlaI/MecI/CopY family transcriptional regulator codes for MKISSAESVIMEALWRKNPLTSEAIIAQVGEPNGWTEGTVKQLLSRLVKKKAVGATPEGRRYQYAPLVARGDYVASESQGLLDRLFDGRLAPLVTQFSDAGKLTDEDIAELKALVDRIAK; via the coding sequence ATGAAGATCAGTTCGGCCGAAAGCGTCATCATGGAGGCGTTGTGGCGGAAGAACCCGCTGACCTCCGAGGCGATCATCGCGCAGGTCGGCGAGCCCAACGGCTGGACCGAGGGTACGGTCAAGCAACTGCTCAGCCGCCTGGTGAAGAAGAAGGCCGTCGGGGCCACCCCCGAGGGGCGTCGCTACCAATACGCGCCGCTGGTCGCCCGGGGCGACTACGTGGCCTCCGAAAGCCAGGGCCTGCTCGACCGCCTGTTCGACGGCCGGCTGGCGCCGCTGGTCACCCAGTTCTCGGACGCCGGCAAGCTGACCGACGAGGACATCGCCGAGCTGAAGGCGCTGGTCGACAGGATCGCCAAATGA
- a CDS encoding alpha/beta fold hydrolase, whose amino-acid sequence MLPVQRFQSFDGVSIAYRTLGEGWPTLLLHGFLASAESNWFLPGIAQALVGAGRKVIAPDLRGHGRSDAPSDPAAWPADVLAMDQQALVSHLHLTDYDLVGYSLGARTAVRMMVRGARPERLVLAGMGASGLMGAGERAAMFEDAIRNGDQAKDPRAGRRVQAMMAAGNLKPEAMLGVLNAFVPTPAEAIARIDVPTLVIAGQRDDDNGSAEALAGMLPDGRARRVPGDHMSAVMEPSLAAGIVGFLDRVSR is encoded by the coding sequence ATGCTTCCGGTCCAGCGATTCCAGAGTTTCGACGGCGTCTCCATCGCCTACCGCACCCTGGGCGAGGGCTGGCCGACCCTGCTGCTGCACGGCTTCCTGGCCAGCGCCGAGAGCAACTGGTTCCTGCCCGGCATCGCCCAGGCCCTGGTCGGCGCGGGCCGCAAGGTGATCGCGCCCGACCTGCGCGGGCACGGCCGCTCGGACGCCCCCAGCGACCCGGCCGCCTGGCCCGCCGACGTGCTGGCCATGGACCAGCAGGCGCTGGTCTCGCACCTGCATCTCACCGACTACGACCTCGTCGGCTATTCGCTGGGCGCGCGCACGGCGGTGCGGATGATGGTGCGCGGCGCGCGCCCCGAACGGCTCGTTCTGGCCGGCATGGGCGCCTCGGGCCTGATGGGCGCGGGCGAGCGGGCGGCGATGTTCGAGGACGCCATCCGCAACGGCGACCAGGCCAAGGATCCCCGCGCCGGACGCCGCGTACAGGCGATGATGGCGGCCGGAAACCTCAAGCCCGAAGCCATGCTGGGCGTGCTGAACGCGTTCGTGCCCACCCCCGCCGAGGCCATCGCCCGCATCGACGTCCCGACCCTGGTCATCGCCGGCCAGCGCGACGACGACAACGGCTCGGCCGAGGCCCTGGCCGGCATGCTCCCCGACGGCCGCGCCCGGCGCGTGCCCGGCGACCACATGAGCGCGGTCATGGAACCCAGCCTGGCGGCGGGGATCGTCGGCTTCCTGGACCGCGTCTCGCGGTAG
- a CDS encoding tyrosine-protein phosphatase — protein MTRHIPLQGVENFRDYGDYAAGGGRMKRGLLFRAAHQADATDADLEAMGALGLVTVVDLRRAPERQREPSRRWTGFRAQVIDNDLGGEGDDPWLAFLRGWDHSEADLRGYMVESYRRKPFTPRHVDLFTRYFAALAQAKGPVLIHCAAGKDRTGLLAALTHHLAGVSRDDLVEDYLATNDPERYARIGERIGRYLASYTGSVPSEAAIRAALAVEAEYILASIEAIEAAHGSVDAYLETVLGVDAAARKAILAHVLA, from the coding sequence ATGACCCGTCACATCCCCCTGCAAGGCGTCGAGAACTTCCGCGACTACGGCGACTACGCCGCCGGCGGAGGGCGGATGAAGCGCGGCCTGCTGTTCCGCGCCGCCCACCAGGCCGACGCCACCGACGCCGACCTGGAGGCGATGGGCGCGCTGGGCCTGGTCACCGTCGTCGACCTGCGCCGCGCGCCCGAGCGCCAGCGCGAGCCGTCGCGGCGGTGGACGGGCTTCCGCGCCCAGGTGATCGACAACGACCTGGGCGGCGAAGGCGACGATCCCTGGCTGGCCTTCCTGCGCGGCTGGGACCATTCGGAGGCCGACCTGCGCGGCTACATGGTCGAGTCCTATCGCCGCAAGCCGTTCACCCCGCGCCACGTCGACCTGTTCACCCGCTATTTCGCGGCGCTGGCGCAGGCCAAGGGGCCGGTGCTGATCCACTGCGCCGCCGGCAAGGACCGCACGGGCCTCCTGGCCGCCCTGACCCATCACCTGGCCGGCGTGTCGCGCGACGACCTGGTCGAAGACTACCTGGCCACCAACGATCCCGAGCGCTACGCCCGCATCGGCGAGCGGATCGGCCGCTACCTGGCCAGCTACACCGGCTCGGTCCCGTCGGAAGCGGCGATCCGCGCGGCCCTGGCGGTGGAGGCCGAGTACATCCTGGCCTCGATCGAGGCCATCGAGGCGGCCCACGGCTCGGTCGACGCCTATCTGGAGACGGTGCTGGGCGTCGACGCCGCCGCCCGCAAGGCGATCCTGGCCCACGTCCTGGCCTGA